A region of the Sphingomonas sp. S2-65 genome:
ACCCCCGGATCATGGCCGCGATCCAGGCGCAAGCGGCTCAACTCGACCAGATCATCTTCGCCGGCTGGACTCATGCCCCGGCTGAAGACCTCGCGCGGGGCCTGACGGCGATACTGCCCGCGCCGCTCGCCCATGTGTTCTTTTCCGACAGCGGCTCGACCAGCGTCGAAGTGGCGTTGAAAATGGCGCTGGGCTTCTGGGACAATCATGGCGCGCCGCGTCACCGGGTCGTCGTGATGGAGCATGGCTATCACGGCGACACCGTCGGCGGCATGTCGGTCGGGGCGCGGGGCGTGTTCAACCGGCCCTATCAGCCATTGCTGTTCGATGTCGCCACTATCCCCTTTCCCGACGCCGGCCGCGAGCAGGCGACGCTCAATGCGTTGGAAGCGCAGTGCCGAGAGGGGCCGGCTGCTTTCCTGGTCGAGCCGCTGATCCTGGGCGCCGGCGGCATGAAGACCTATACGCCCGCGGTGCTTGAGGAGATGCGGGCGATCTGCGCGCGCTACGAGGTGCTGTTCATCGCCGATGAAGTGATGACCGGCTGGGGCCGCACCGGCACCCTGCTCGCCTGCGAACAGGCCGGGATCGTTCCCGACATCCTCTGCCTCTCCAAGGGCCTGACCGGCGGCTCGGTGCCGCTCGCCGTCACACTGGCGACGGCGCCGATCTTCGAAGCGCATCGCTCGAGCGATCGCGCGCGGATGTTCTTCCACTCGTCCAGCTACACCGCCAACCCGCTGGCCTGCGCGGCAGCCAACGCCAATCTGGCCATCTGGCGCGAAGAGCCGGTGCTCGACAGGATCGCGGCATTGGGCGTGCGCCAGCAGCGGCGGCTTGACGCGCTGTCTGCCCACGCAAGCGTCCGCAATGCCCGCCGCCTGGGTACGATTGCGGCGTTCGAGGTAGCCGACCCGAACTCGGACTATCTAGCCGCCATGGGGCCCGCCCTCGGGGCGCTGGCGCGGAGCCGGGGCGTTCTGCTCCGCCCGCTGGGCAACACGGTGTACGTGATGCCGCCCTACTGCATCGAGGACGCCGACCTTGACCTGATCTACGCGGTGATCGGCGAGTTCCTGCAACGCTGACGGTTTCTGCCGCGCGTCCTGATTTCACGCGAAGGCGCTATGACGCGAAGAAAGTAGTTCGTGCGGAGGCGCAAAGAGAGCAAAGCGCGCACGATCTCACGGCTGATACCAAATCCGGTTGCTCAGCACGTCGCGCACGTGACGCGGCCATGGCTACTGAAAGCCTCCGCGCCTCCTCGCGAACCAAACAATCGCCTCAATATTCCTCATGCACCAGGTCGCTGAACTTGGTGAACTGGCGATCGAAGCGCATGTGCACCGATCCGGTCGCACCGTGGCGCTGCTTGGCGATGATGACCGTCGCCTTGTTGGCGACCTCCAGCTGCTTGGCCTGCCATTCTTCATAGGCGATGCGCTCTT
Encoded here:
- a CDS encoding adenosylmethionine--8-amino-7-oxononanoate transaminase; the encoded protein is MNSPVWHPFTQHGLGEEIPEIARAEGAVLHARSGERYVDAISSWWVTTHGHCHPRIMAAIQAQAAQLDQIIFAGWTHAPAEDLARGLTAILPAPLAHVFFSDSGSTSVEVALKMALGFWDNHGAPRHRVVVMEHGYHGDTVGGMSVGARGVFNRPYQPLLFDVATIPFPDAGREQATLNALEAQCREGPAAFLVEPLILGAGGMKTYTPAVLEEMRAICARYEVLFIADEVMTGWGRTGTLLACEQAGIVPDILCLSKGLTGGSVPLAVTLATAPIFEAHRSSDRARMFFHSSSYTANPLACAAANANLAIWREEPVLDRIAALGVRQQRRLDALSAHASVRNARRLGTIAAFEVADPNSDYLAAMGPALGALARSRGVLLRPLGNTVYVMPPYCIEDADLDLIYAVIGEFLQR